The genomic DNA CTGGATCTGGCCGCGCATCTTTTCTGAAATCGCCAGGCCTGCCGCGTCATCGCCGGCCCGGTTGATACGCAAGCCCGAGGACAGCTTTTCCAGTGACCGGGCTGTGTTGGCCTGGTTGGCACCTAGTTGACGGTAGGTGTTCATGGCCATCAGGTTGTTGTTAATCCGCATTATTCTTTCCTCCTTGAGTTCTTCGTTTCGGCATCCTTGCCTTTTAAGGCTCATTCCCTTATGCTCCCCGCGCGCTGGAGACTAACGGAACTAACCTTCACCAATTATATCGGCATGTCCGCGCCAATACTTTAGTAGGCCAAAAGTTTTTTCCGTAATCATGTAATCATGGGGACGGTTCTTTTGTGCTAACCACAGGG from Syntrophomonadaceae bacterium includes the following:
- a CDS encoding flagellin — encoded protein: MRINNNLMAMNTYRQLGANQANTARSLEKLSSGLRINRAGDDAAGLAISEKMRGQIQ